One stretch of Weissella koreensis KACC 15510 DNA includes these proteins:
- a CDS encoding phosphocarrier protein HPr → MESREFHITAETGIHARPATLLVQTASKFSSNITLSYDGKDVNLKSIMGVMSLGVGQHADVKISADGDDAAEAIEAIGQTMTNEGLA, encoded by the coding sequence ATGGAATCACGCGAATTTCACATTACAGCCGAAACAGGTATCCACGCTCGCCCAGCTACTTTGTTGGTTCAAACAGCATCAAAGTTCTCATCAAATATCACTTTATCATACGATGGTAAGGACGTTAATTTAAAGTCAATCATGGGTGTAATGTCTTTGGGTGTTGGACAACATGCTGATGTTAAAATTTCAGCTGATGGTGACGATGCTGCTGAAGCAATCGAAGCCATTGGACAAACAATGACAAATGAAGGATTAGCATAA
- the galU gene encoding UTP--glucose-1-phosphate uridylyltransferase GalU: MKPVRKAVIPAAGLGTRFLPATKALAKEMLPIVDKPTIQFIIEEALASGIEDIVIVDGKSKRSIEDHFDSNPELENNLKEKGKDELLKLVQETTDINLYFIRQSHPRGLGDAVLTAKAFIGDEPFVVMLGDDLMTDEKPLTKQLIERYEQTGDSTLAVMKVPHDQVSEYGVIAPDTEVTPGLHKVSTFVEKPKPEDAPSDLAIIGRYLLTPEIFEELEKTKPGKGNEVQLTDAIDSLNQRQHVYAHEFKGHRYDIGSKIGFLTTNIEFGLEHPQTGAALKQYIKDLAKTLD, translated from the coding sequence ATGAAACCAGTACGTAAAGCAGTTATTCCAGCAGCCGGATTGGGAACACGTTTTTTGCCTGCAACAAAGGCTTTAGCAAAAGAAATGTTACCCATTGTTGACAAGCCTACAATTCAATTTATCATCGAAGAAGCTTTGGCTTCAGGAATTGAAGATATCGTCATTGTTGATGGAAAATCAAAACGTTCAATTGAAGATCATTTTGACTCAAATCCTGAATTGGAAAACAATTTGAAAGAAAAAGGTAAGGATGAATTATTGAAGTTGGTTCAAGAAACAACTGATATTAATCTTTACTTTATCCGTCAATCACATCCACGGGGATTAGGGGATGCAGTTTTGACAGCTAAAGCATTTATTGGTGATGAACCATTCGTTGTAATGCTTGGGGATGACTTAATGACTGATGAAAAGCCATTAACTAAGCAATTAATTGAACGCTATGAACAAACTGGTGATTCAACCTTAGCGGTTATGAAGGTGCCACATGATCAAGTTTCTGAATATGGAGTGATTGCACCAGATACTGAAGTAACACCTGGATTGCATAAAGTTTCAACATTCGTGGAAAAGCCTAAGCCAGAAGATGCACCTTCTGATTTGGCTATTATCGGACGGTATCTATTAACACCAGAAATTTTTGAAGAACTAGAAAAGACTAAGCCAGGTAAGGGAAACGAAGTTCAGTTGACTGATGCTATTGATTCTTTGAACCAACGTCAACATGTCTATGCTCATGAATTTAAGGGACATCGTTATGACATTGGATCAAAGATCGGTTTCTTAACAACAAATATTGAATTTGGTTTGGAACACCCACAAACAGGTGCAGCTTTGAAGCAATACATTAAAGATTTAGCTAAAACCTTAGACTAA
- the trxB gene encoding thioredoxin-disulfide reductase gives MSEHFAVTVIGAGPGGMTAAIYTARANLKTLMLDRGIYGGQMNNTAEIENYPGYVSIQGPELSEKMYAATEKLGVEYTFGNVEQVLPQSDKTFKIVTDMDEYTTDSVIVATGSQYKKLGVPGEDTYNGRGISYCAVCDGAFFKGKNVIVVGGGDSAIEEANYLARIVDHVTVIHRRGELRAQKILQDRAFSNDKIDFMWNTEVEEVIGTDQKVTGVKLINNQTQERSTFETAGVFIYVGLLPVTEPFMNLDITDEENWIVTNERMETKQPGIFALGDVRSKELRQIATAVGDAAIAGQNAYAYIESLKD, from the coding sequence ATGAGTGAACATTTTGCAGTAACCGTGATTGGAGCCGGCCCCGGTGGAATGACAGCAGCAATTTATACTGCCCGTGCTAATTTAAAAACGTTGATGTTAGATCGTGGAATTTATGGTGGTCAAATGAACAATACCGCTGAAATTGAAAATTATCCAGGCTACGTGTCAATTCAAGGACCTGAATTATCTGAAAAAATGTATGCGGCTACGGAAAAATTAGGAGTTGAATATACGTTTGGCAATGTAGAACAGGTTTTGCCACAATCGGATAAAACTTTTAAAATTGTAACTGATATGGATGAATACACCACTGATTCTGTGATTGTTGCTACCGGTTCACAATATAAAAAGTTAGGTGTTCCAGGAGAAGATACCTATAACGGTCGAGGTATTTCCTATTGTGCAGTTTGTGATGGTGCCTTTTTTAAAGGTAAAAATGTTATTGTAGTTGGTGGCGGTGATTCTGCGATTGAAGAAGCTAATTACTTAGCAAGAATTGTTGACCATGTCACCGTTATTCATCGACGTGGTGAACTTCGTGCTCAAAAGATCCTACAAGATCGGGCTTTTTCTAATGATAAAATTGATTTTATGTGGAATACTGAAGTTGAAGAAGTGATTGGAACTGATCAAAAGGTAACAGGAGTAAAACTGATTAATAATCAAACGCAAGAACGTTCAACGTTTGAAACCGCTGGAGTCTTTATTTATGTTGGACTTTTGCCAGTAACTGAACCGTTTATGAATTTAGACATTACTGATGAAGAAAATTGGATTGTAACGAATGAACGGATGGAAACAAAACAACCTGGTATTTTTGCACTAGGAGATGTTCGATCTAAAGAGTTAAGGCAAATTGCAACAGCCGTTGGGGATGCAGCAATTGCGGGTCAGAATGCCTATGCATATATTGAAAGTCTAAAAGATTAG